The following are encoded together in the Anaerolineales bacterium genome:
- a CDS encoding DUF72 domain-containing protein, protein MSMDEVHIGTSGWNYKHWQPIFYPQDLRHKDWLNFFQQHFDTVEINNTFYHLPKENTFQRWREQAPDGFLYAVKANRFITHMKKLKDCSSALENFIGRVKLLKENLGPILWQLPPHWHVNLERLEAFVDLLPKDLRHVFEFRDADWFREETRNILERHGLIFCIHDKQGLDCPQWVTAGSVYLRFHGSEGNYGGKYGPECLHPWAERIRTWMDEGRSIFAYFNNDVSGYALEDARTLLDLLKS, encoded by the coding sequence ATGAGCATGGATGAGGTCCACATCGGAACTTCGGGTTGGAATTACAAGCATTGGCAGCCGATTTTCTATCCGCAGGATTTACGCCATAAAGACTGGCTTAATTTCTTTCAACAACATTTCGATACCGTCGAGATCAATAATACTTTCTACCATTTGCCCAAGGAAAACACATTTCAGCGTTGGAGGGAACAAGCCCCAGACGGCTTTCTCTATGCCGTGAAAGCCAATCGTTTCATCACGCACATGAAGAAGCTGAAGGACTGTTCTTCTGCGCTCGAGAATTTTATCGGGCGCGTGAAACTGTTGAAGGAAAATCTGGGACCGATACTGTGGCAGCTGCCGCCGCACTGGCATGTAAATCTCGAGCGTTTGGAAGCCTTCGTAGATCTGCTTCCAAAAGACCTGCGCCATGTATTCGAGTTCCGGGACGCGGACTGGTTTCGTGAGGAGACTCGAAACATTCTGGAGCGGCACGGTTTGATATTCTGCATCCACGACAAACAAGGCCTCGATTGTCCGCAGTGGGTAACGGCCGGCAGCGTTTATCTTCGTTTCCACGGAAGTGAAGGGAATTATGGCGGTAAGTACGGACCTGAGTGCTTACACCCCTGGGCCGAACGTATTCGTACATGGATGGACGAAGGGCGTTCGATTTTTGCTTATTTCAATAACGACGTTTCAGGATACGCTTTGGAAGATGCGAGGACGTTGCTCGATCTTCTAAAGTCGTAA
- a CDS encoding YtxH domain-containing protein: protein MDTNHRSGKFGAFFLGTIVGALIASTTALLFAPQSGELTQQQIKDRAITLRTEAEGRIEQGRQSAEAAVKKARSSVADLLKQGATALDQRAEDIRAEE from the coding sequence ATGGATACGAATCATCGAAGCGGCAAATTTGGTGCGTTCTTCCTCGGAACGATCGTCGGAGCATTGATCGCCTCGACTACTGCACTGTTGTTCGCTCCACAATCGGGTGAATTGACTCAGCAGCAGATCAAAGATCGAGCGATCACCTTACGAACTGAGGCCGAGGGGAGAATCGAACAAGGCAGGCAGTCAGCAGAAGCTGCGGTAAAGAAGGCGCGTTCGTCCGTAGCGGATTTGCTGAAACAAGGCGCCACGGCACTCGATCAGCGAGCTGAAGATATTCGCGCCGAAGAGTAG